TGCGTAGAACAAGTGCATAAAATCCGACTAGAGCGTATGATAACAAATGCACCAAAAAGATTTGTGTGTGGGATAACATGTACACTAAACAGATTTGTGTGTGGGATAACATATGCACCAAACAGATTTGTGTGTGGGGTAACATGTACACCAACTAAGACTAAACCATGTAGTAATACCATGCCGATAATCCAttccatattttaaaatcaaatttgaatTCTAACATACCGTAGAGTTCCAAGCACAAGTCACCTACATTTATCTTTAATGAAACTCCTTAACATTTACACGCTGAAGTTTAAAATCCGTTCATTTTGCTGCAGTGTCAAGTGATTTCAGCAACTACTGTAtttgtagaaaaatatctactaAAGTACTGTAGAAAGGGGTTAAACATTTACAATTTTTCAACAACGTTACGCAAAACATCTAGATTGACCTTTTCGGTTCCACATACTGAAGCCATAAAAGGGCTCTGGTTAAACCTGCACCTCCGCATTGTCACAATACCTTGATGTGCAAATAATTTTGTGCTGTTATGTTTCCTCGACCTATTCTTCCCGTTCAAGAAGGAAGCTATGGTTTaagcattcaataaaaatgcataccagaaaaaataaactaacaaatgACCTTAACTACATTATTTATTGTCATATTTCGCATACTGCTAGAGAGGATGTCTTTCCACTCAACTGCTTGTGTGGTCAGCTTATTCCGCTCAAAGTATTAGTGTCGGGGGCGCATTCTTCCTTTAATCTCTTCAATATAGGAGAAAAAATTGTGCCATGGCAAAAAGCTCCACATCAGCAGCTGCACGCTGCCACATGGGAATCACTTTGTAGCCAATACACCATTGCAATATGTAGCGATGCAAGAGTTTGGATTGGTACTTAAGTAGACAGTTTTGTACACTATGTGTACATCCTCTAGTTCTATACATTTTGGAAAAAGATGATAATGGCAAGGCATTTTAGTCTATTTTACTATAAGGATAACGATAATGATAAGGatttttattctaattttttttttaaactaaagacTAGCTCGTGTTAGGGCTAATGATGCTCTGATTGTTAATTCATTGCAACACATTATTATGTGTTATTATGCATTATTAAACTAAATTAGTTTATTGACTCACATTCAGCTTATATTATGCATCAGTAGACTAAAAAATCCAAAATGTGATAAAAAGAGAGACCAATAGTGTATGCTATGTGCGCAGACAAGCCAACATCAATATTGGTATTCCGTCTAAATTgctgtgttgtttttatttagtaaaaatgtgatattatactgacaaaatttattataattgaaaaagttatcaacaaataatacattGTTGATTTTGAGTTTTGCTCAACATCAGTAGCTTTGTTTAAAGTCAGGACTGTGGGTAATTTAAGTCAATAGTCAAATTTGTCTCGGCCAAAgttttttaaccattttcagTCAACATTGAAGTAAAACATCAAAACCATTTTTTTGGTCTTGATTGGATTtaggaaaattgattttttgaatTGGTAAGGTATTTTAATTGTGCCTGTTATAAATaactacagcaataaaaagCAGTACAGTTAAGCTTCAAGTCTTTGTTAATCCAGTTTAAAAATAATCTTATAGACAAATCTTAAAATGGCGGATTCAGTTTAATGATAACAGTCCAGTTGAGTTGTAACAAACATTTATTTCTCACAATCTCCTTCACTTCTTTTTATAATGATTAGTTAACTATTTTAAATCCTTAGAATTTTGTTGCCTCAGTCAAGACAGTCGTGCCTGACTTgtgcaataataacaacatgatTACTATTTTAGTAGCAGACGCCGGTGAAAATATTTAGATAGATATAAACTATATTTTCACCGGTTGCCGCCGTTCAAAGCATATTTGACGATGAAATGAAGAAGAATAAAGAACAGCGAAGTAAAATTATAAGTATTAAGCTCGTTTATTAGCTAACactctaaaatatttttgtattctaTTACCGTGCAAACGGAAAGTATTTTAATTTTcccataaaacaaaatattttgcaaaaaaattaacgATTCGCATGTTGCTGTCAGACCAtgaatgtttatactttcaacTAAAAATCGGTTATTAACTGATTCCAATCATAGCCTATGCACACTTCAAATGTTCTAAATTAATGCTTTCTCAATACTACGAAAAGAAATTAtggtttataataaaatatagcatTGTCCTAGGAACTGAGCCATCTGAAAAAAGAAAAGCTGGTTCCACACATTAAATTGagcatatttactataataagagtgtcAGTGTGGCTTGGTAGTAGCATCTTTGACTATCAACCATGAGGGTGGTGGTTTGAGTCCTACTTAATgccgatctgacaaaaagctctcagcaagctttcaaccctaaattgctgagtctttcggatctagaccaGAACTTGGGAGGCTACCTGTACCACACTGACATCGTGGGTACGTTAAAGATCAACCTCTGTCCTTCacacattgggcaagtgaaatgggctacctggctctgtcagacggGACGTGTTGCGAAATGCATCCCTTCATGTTAATCTGGCAGCTCCACAAGTGGTAGATCACCTCGACTCTACCATACTGCCGGACCCAAGCATGCATCGCTAATATGCAAGCTATGGTCGATTTCGACGGACAGCCAGATAACTATAACAAGAGTAGTGTCTGACCAGACGTTCAAAGCCACCCTAAGAGCATCAGAGAAAAAAATCTTACCTCACCTGAGCATTGAACTCATATATACAATTTTGTAGCTAGGTGTACTACCAACTCCACCACTCCACTATTacacatctaagaataattgtgcacatagctattacacatgatgatctctcgcGGTGCACGAGATGGCCAGTGTAAGAGTTACTATTTATAATCAATCTTACACATTTCCATTTCTCAACACTCAAATTTAGACTGTGAATATTCCTCCTCTCATGTGTCTTTATGCCATTAGTAACTGAATCTTGTCTAGTCCATCAATATTTTAACCGAGCAGAATTGCTGTCCTAGGTATAGCATGCGTTAGTTTTGCCTTTAAGCGGCAGCATCTCCTTAATACTTCAAAATGGAactgttatacatattttttatttagcagCGTGAGAACTATTTCCAATATGTAATGAGCAAATGGAGAAAATTAGGCGATTGTCACATGTTTACAAGTAATTGATTAATACTCAACATAGGCAAGTGACTCTGAATCAATATTCTTGGTCACAGCTAAAGATAATTAAAAAGCAATTTATCATCATTGGTAAAACCGGCTTAGTACCAGACTTGACTTGACAGTTCATAATTCTGCACTCAGACAATCAATTTTAAgaagaacaaaagttgcagttCTCTGTTgattgaaaatacatgtatttgctgtCTCATCAACAGGACTTttagcatatatatgtatttagcTAGATATCATAATATTCAGCTAAATGTCTGAATATTCTTAGCGTTGTGGCAACTGAGTTGTCACTGCAGTTGTGTTGTCAGCACCTAACTGGACACGAGTTTGGCCTACATATTCCCATGGCTAGAAACAATAGTGCATACTCTCTAAGAGGAAACAATGGTGGTATGTTTgagagttttgtaaaacaataacttTTGCAGCAAAACAGATTTGTTTAATATATACTGTGAgagataattttaataaaaatatgtgatCACATAGAATTGTAGTAGATTATACGGAAAAGTacaaatatttttccattatttaagattttgtttgatgtttgaggtgatctggctgtcaggatgtttaaagattaaaattgactaaACTTTATCGCAAGTAAAACGCTGAAAATACAAAGCAATAATTACGTCATAAGACGACTCGACTCGATTGAAACGGATCAAATGTTTGTCTAATTCGTAATGACAGCATCATTATCTCATGACAATCAACTTCTCTCTAATTTCTAACAATATAGCCTTACAAGTTTTATGagatttaattatttaaaattttaaaatcaattatttATTAACAGTAGTATGTACAAAGTACttcaaataaatatgtattgtttGCACCAATGGTTACTGATATAAATTTTCTTAGTAAAAGGAAATAATGCAAAGTGAAGGCATTAGAGTCAGCTGTAAAAAGCTATCTGCTTATCATGACTGCACAGATATAAAAATCAAAACGGTCGAGAGAATTTTTACGCATGATTTCCATTGGTTTATTGCAAGCAAGGCTGTGTGTGGCTCTAGTGTACCACAGAGTTCTGTAAACTCATTTTGAGTACAGTAGTAAGGAGTCTTTGCAGTGTACCGCAGAGTTCTGTTAACTCACACTGAGTACAGTAGTTAGGAGTGATCACAGTGTACTACTGAGTTTTGTAGGCTCAACCTGAGTACAGGAGTTAGGAGTGGTCACAATGTACTACTGAGTTTTGTAGGCTCAACCTGAGTACATTAGTTAAGAATTTTCCTAGTAAGGACCATTGCTGAGAATCTTTTCCCTAGATGACTCGTCTGAGAGATGGACAGATTACTTAGTACTTCAGAGCATCTCTCTTTGGTTATTTTGGCCCAAGGTGCTTATCTGACAAAAGTAGCACTTTTACTTGTTTCACTAAGAAACTATTTTTAATGTACATCATCTCTGACTTCTATCATTGAACTCGACCTTGGGAAAGGGTTTATAAAACTCCTTTGGGGTTGTGAATAAAAACAAAGCCACTAGCGCCTGAGCTAAAAGTATATCTTTTCTGACATGTTACAAAAATTTTGTACGCTCTTGAGATGTCTTTTCAACCGTTCATGTGTAATTTTAGAGCACTTGATGAAAAATTCAATTCGTATGACCGCCATGTTTTGATGTCTATTCAAGATAGAATGGCAGTGCGCGTCACTGTCCAAGTTATACTGCCATGAGAATACACTAATCGTCAGCTACCTACTGTTCTGTTAGGTTTAAAAGAGGTGTGATGCTACTGGCAGCGAATGTTCAAGTGTGAGTTATCTTGGAATGGTTTATCTGTAAAATGCTTCTTACTCCACGAAGGAATCCGATTTTTCTCTATTCCCACGACTTGTCAGTCATCTCAGACATGGATTAGACAGGATTGATCCTCGTCACGGCGTGCTTGTTTGGCTtctttttacaaaaacaaaagaaaGTCGCAACAAACCAGATTGattaatattattgcacaaGTTTCGCAATTAGGCGCGGTATTAACTCCATAATTTAAGATGCATCTCTGTATCTGGGTTCAAATTATATTTCCTGTTTTTGTCTGAATTACTAATCTAGAATAtagtaattgttttattaaaaattcaaaatagaAATGCCCAAGCCACCAATCTGAAATAGACTCACTACTAAATGAAGTTCAACCTTTTGAAACAATCTAGTTACGATCGTAAACTGAATTTCAGCGTGCCCATGTCCTCGACTTTTCATGTTCGCTATGTTGCCCCTCTATTTATGTCACACAAAGAATGACAAGGTGGTGATAGATTCGTTTGAAATCGTGTTGACAATTTGCAGCTGGGTGAAGCTTGTTATTCTCTTTCCCAGCTGCACTGGTTGATGATGAAACCAATGCAAACCCATCCGGAATGCATAGGACTATATAAAACTCTCATCACCAACAATACAATAATTCTTTTACCTCCTGTCtctattaattaattttatacatTCAGTTCACAAACTTCTACAATATCATGTCCACAACCATAAATAGATATTTCATTTCTTATAATTAAGActcaataataatatagatagTTAATTCTTTGGCCAAGATTTTGACTGCTCCAACTTCAAATATGCTGATAGACTTGATCCTTGACTTGAATACTTGTGTTCACCAACTTATGACCAAAGTATTGTGCTTATATAATATTCCAACataattgtataaatatattttagttgtaAAGTGTTTGAATATTAATACTTGTTACTGCAGAAGAATGGTTATATTTCAGGGAACAACTTATGATTGTCTCACATACATGTGCAGGCTAGCTAAGTAGCGAGGcaatgtttgttttggttattaTAACACGAGGAAAGCCAGCATGCACTAAAAAAGAAGGCGGGCCCATTTGCCGAAGCATCAGGGTAGAGGGCTTTGTTCCCAAGCAAACTCTGAATGACAGGACACATTTCTTAGCACAAGATTAATGGATACTCgccatatatataataatgatgaCAATGTTACACCACAACCATCCAGAGACACGCTTGCTGAAGGTAAATAGTTGTTCCAGAACCACCTAAAAACTACACAGAGAATCTTCTGCAAAAGGGATTCTGTACTGTTACTCAACGAAaggtaaaatttatttacaatcAACACTTACACTAAAAGTTTCTCTATGAAAAAACATTTTGCGGCGTTTATCAGTCTGAGTGTATTTGATCAATGCATTTTTATGATGTTTGCAGCAATATTACCATGTTCACGCATTAGCTAATCATTTTGAAGATTTTTTCCTGTTTGAGACAGTGACTCACCTTCTTGTTAAAGCTGTTACATCTGAAAATAACAACGGGCAGCCAGATGTTTAGACTGCTCTTTTACACACAAAATAGCCAAAGGTGCGCAAAAACAAAAGATGGGCTTCTGGCTCCAGGCGATGTTCATCCAATTATGAATGAATAGATTGCGGTATGCTAGTTAGTGCATACAGATTTTGCGCAGGCATCGAGTAGCCATTTTCAAACATGAATGAAATGAATACTTCTTATTGTAGCAGGAGGCAGCACTCTGAGATTGACTCTCACCAGAACAGCACGTGCGAACCTGGAAAAAGTAAAGGCGGACAGCATTAACTACAGTAAGGCATGATTGAAGCGTTTTATCGAAGGAAGACATCGAGCACTGTCATGGAATTTTCACTTTTCACATTATTGTTAGTAGTATGGTTTGGCTCTGTAACCAGTAACTCTGTCGCACCAACTTGCCTGAGTGCAAGAAACCGCTGCACCTCACGTATAGGATGCAGCATGGCACTGAACAATTTCTACATTGCGTGTGAGCAGGTAAAGTTAGGAACTGTGGACCACTGTACGAACCTGTGTATGTCAGCCGTCATCTCACTGGTCACTGTCGATGATAATATTGGCACTGACTATATAACCTGTGACTGTGTAGGCAACGAGGATTGTCTTTCATGGCAGAATCGCATAGCCGGCTGCAGTACGGCGGTCCTGACAGCCCTCAACAGCCTTGACGATGAGACAGAAATTAGCTGCTCATTGGCACGGATGCTCTGTGAGGCGGATACGCAATGCTGGACAGCTCTGTCGTACTATGAGGATAACTGTCAGAATCTCTGGGCCAGACATTCGCCAGATGGAGTTGAGTGCAGCGAACAGTGTAATAATAGTGTCTCCATACTCTATCGACAGACAAGAGCGACTAAACTAAAAAACTGCCTGTGTGATAACACAGATCCTATCATAGACGAATCTACGTGTATTCGAATGAAGTATAACACTGACACGTACTGTCTGCGAAAAGAACCAGAATTACCCTTTATAGCCGAGGTTGACAAACCCTATCGGAACGACAGACCAGACACAGGCGATGAAGATAAGCCAGTATCAACGGGCAAGATGGTTTTGGTCGAGGCTGCAGCAAGTGTGTCAAACAGTATAGCGCTGACGTACTCGGTTTATATGCACTGTATAATCTTTGTATTGTGGAACATCACATGAGTCGAACATCTGCCGAGCTGATCTCTGAGAAGCTCCCAAAGAATCTCAAAACCTACATGCCTTAAAAGCGGGTAAACATAAAGCTTGCATCATGAGCTTTTATAATGTTGAACATGTTGGTGTTGGACAACTTTGTCTTCGGTGGTTTAGGCAGCCAACTTAGAACTAAGCTATGGCACTGGTGCCAGCGGGTTgaacaatttcaaatgtgcaTAATTGCTCGGTGACTTAGAATGACTTTTACAGTAATCTTTAGAACAAGTTCAACGCGCTGAGTAATGGTTATACAAAGGTGTCAGCTTTTAATGCCGCCTCATTGTTATTTATCTGTAACAGCAACACTATACAAACTCCGTAATCCTCTTTTTACAATGCCATTCTACTTTTTGCCCAGAGGgctcaaatatttatttatttttttaacaaatatgaaTAAACTAAATTTCAATATCCAGTCTGCTAAGAACCGGCCTGTCAATTGCTTTGTCAAGATTTTGCCAGCTAAAGAACTATTCAGTTCTTTATTCATGAATTTCTTTCAAAAGCTGGCATCAATGAGGTGTAGTCGAATTGCTGCCTCAAGCAGTGTTTTGTTACACTTGAGACCTTTTAACTGCTACTGTCTGAGTATTGACATTTGTCACTAATGATTACTTGAGAGATATGGTGGTTTTTGAGAGATGCGCAAAACATACGGAAGAAGTAGAGTGCAATTATCCAATTAGACTTGCCTTCAGGCCTAAACACCCTACCAAAAGTCTAGACGAAAGCATCAATTTCGAGTGCACACATTGACCAATATTAGCAAAAGTATATTTGATTAACACACAGACAGAACTACCAACAGACAGATCTGTAGTTGCAGTCTGTATAGACTTCTGCTGTCCATCCTCATCTATCCATTTCATGAGCCTGATGAGAGAATTATCAAATTTTTTACAACTTACTCGCCAGATATTGGTTTTTGGAGGGTCACACAGAAGTGACTAGCTTAAATCTGAAAATACAATCATAATTTGAAAGCCAATGCCAATAAATTGGCGATTTTAATAAAAGAATATAAATATGATGGTAGGTTGctattattagtaataatacTGGCAGCATAGAGGCAGCAAAAATGAAGTGTATAAATAGCACTGGCTGAGAAACATATCATTTGATTTAACCTCACAAAAAAAGCTATAATTTGAATCAGAGcagaaaaacaaacacaaacaaataaaatttcatatGGAGCAACTTATCATTCATGAAGGGCAACAAATATCAGGACCTGAGTAGCTCTGTGAAGGGCCTTAGTGCGTTTGCTTCTTGTTTGAAGATACACTTCTTCTGTAGTTTTATTGTAACAGGGATGGCATTCATTATCTTTAATATTTCAACCAAGTCATACCAATCACATTCAAAACCCTTTGAACAGTGTGCAATCGTAAAAAGGCAATAATATGATACCATATTGATGTAACTTATGTGTATTATACCTCACAAGTCTATTAATATCTCTTTAGCGTGTTGTTCAATCTCTCCTCTATTGACcaataaaaaatggtttttctttcaatttaatatattttctattgcacaaacaaataaaatgatataaaattgaACTCAAACCCCTAGAATGATAATTCACCTTTGCTTGTCCATAAATCACAAAACATGATATCAAATCATGGCGTTTGGACAACTGGCACTGCCAGGAGATGATTTGTCATTTTCTGTTATCCAGGTCTTACTTTTGTTATTGACACTGTCCTTCCTTTCacatatttataataaacatagCCGGAAGGTATGTTAATGCTAGTCCTCAATGTACGACTTAGCAATGAAACTATATAGTAGCATCATTGTAGAACAGAAAGTGTGCTGTATCTAATATAACCACAAAACCTGTGAATATTTTAAAGGCTAAGTTTGAAAGATGCTTCATTAAGTTAAATTCTGAGGTGCTACCGTATTGATCTGCAGCTCGCTCAACAACCCCATAGATAAGCAAGTTCTCTTTGTTAGGTCATCAGGTCATTTACTTGTACACCTTTGCCTTACAACACATTCTGtctaaaaatacatgtataacaaaaataatataatatacttttACCATATACGTGTAAATCATAATATATGTTTGTTTCATTTCGAGTCAtaccattaaataaaataaaagctatCAAAATCACCCTCATAATTAGCGCAGTATGACTGATCTACATCAGCATACCATAACCCATATCACATGTGTACTTAGGTTCCTTAGCCTTATAAGATGCAGCTCTCGGgttgaagaaaaataaaaagtagACAACTTCAAACGCATAACTTGATCAAGTGAATCTACTAACTTGGGTTGAGTGCTAAAGTGAGTAAATTAAAAGCTGAGATGTCAGTCATACAGCAGCTGTCCAGGTGAAACATCTAACAGAAAAGCAAGAAGCGGCAGCAGATGGGCGACAGCGAGGAATGGATATCAGCTGCATCAGCCAGTACATTTACTCAGTTGAGAGAAGATGCGAGATTAGGTCATATCAGCTAACAGGTGGCTGTAGATTCATAATAAAACATTGCAGCCTGGCGTATTCAAATCTATATTGTGTGAGTGTGCCACAGCGGCTCTGTTACTGTTTTGATAACACGTGCTTCCTTGTTATTGTTAACTCAACCAGCATTGGCTATTGAGTAAAGCCATGTGTCAAATCTGCGTTGTTTTATATAGTAAATGAATCATACAGAAaagcgttagaaaaaatattgaattgTTTGTCAAGCAATAAGTTAGAGAA
Above is a window of Watersipora subatra chromosome 3, tzWatSuba1.1, whole genome shotgun sequence DNA encoding:
- the LOC137391294 gene encoding growth arrest-specific protein 1 homolog, whose product is MIEAFYRRKTSSTVMEFSLFTLLLVVWFGSVTSNSVAPTCLSARNRCTSRIGCSMALNNFYIACEQVKLGTVDHCTNLCMSAVISLVTVDDNIGTDYITCDCVGNEDCLSWQNRIAGCSTAVLTALNSLDDETEISCSLARMLCEADTQCWTALSYYEDNCQNLWARHSPDGVECSEQCNNSVSILYRQTRATKLKNCLCDNTDPIIDESTCIRMKYNTDTYCLRKEPELPFIAEVDKPYRNDRPDTGDEDKPVSTGKMVLVEAAASVSNSIALTYSVYMHCIIFVLWNIT